The nucleotide window TGAAGGTTCTATGGGAGAATTCGAGTCCGGATGAGGCTACTTGGGAGTTGGAATCCGAGATGCGAATTTTGTACCCTCACTTGTTCTGGTAAGTtctaaattcgaggacgaatttatTCTAAAGgtggggagaatgtaatatccctaGATTGCTAATCACCACTAATTATACCAATGTGAGTAGTTAAGCATAATTATGATGATGATTAGTAATTAGAGGAGAATATTAGAATGAAGTTAGTAAAGATAAACATAGTTAGCTTATGAAAGTTTAAGTAGAGGACAAAATAGTCCTTTCACTTATGAACTACATAACTAAATTGATGGACTCTAATTCATTCTTCTTCCCATTTTTGTTCCTTCCACTTAGAGAATTTCTGAACAAGAGCAAGAAGAGAGGGAAGAGGGAGAAGAAGAACAGCCCCTTGCATGCAACATTCCCACTGATTCCATCATCATCTCAGCCCTATCATTCACCTATTTCATCTCCAGGTGGGTTTCTAGCTAGATTCTGTGTGTTCATATGTGAATTTTCTGATTTTGTGTTGCACATTTATATGAAGCATAAACCTACTTGATCATCATTACATTAACATACATGTTGTTAATCTATGCTCttcctgatgaaaatcctgcTATATTAGTGTATGATCATGTTCTGGATGATATTGGGTTGTTGGGAGCTTTTGGATTAAAGTTGGATTGGAGTTAGTACctttaaaatgcagaatttttgggtctgtcagcaatgtaaccggttacatggttgatgtaaccggttacatgtatgaaaaagggtgaaaaacgcagtttttgggtcatgtaactggttacatgattcatgtaacccgttacattacTGTTTTGGGCAGTTTTTCAAAAACTTCAGAAATTCGTAACTTGAGTTTCGTATATCCGATTGACGCAAaatttatatcgttggaaagctaacggaaagggctATGAGATGTATAAGGTCCCATAACCTTAACATGATGTTAATTATTTCTAAATTCAAGTATATGTCTTGTATCTTGTTTAATAAAAGTAAAACTTAGTGAGGTAGACCTTAGGGTACCTATTGAGAAGGATTAAAGAGATTAAATAACAATGTTGTGTCATGAACAAGAGTTATATAATGGGCATAAGGGTAGTAACGGTGCGATGCTTGTTACTTATATGTGGTTGTCCTTGCGATGCGATGTCCAAGGATGCTCCCAGGCCATATATTGAAGGTCCTTCTCGGGTGTGACGCTCGGGATTGATTGGTGCTCCGTAGTTCAGgagtattcttcggggatgaactcccggggatgcGAACCAATACCTTCCCCTCTTTGTCTTCATTATTAAGAATCGAATTGTGAGATGCAATTCGATGTTAATTCCATGAAGTTTAAAGAATTGAATCGTGAGATGAAATCCGATGTCAatccatgttttttttttatagttttgtttTACTTGACAATTGTATGTTGAGATAAGGATTTCCGGTAAGGTGAAGCGAGATGCTTCGGAATCGGAAGGAAATAGACTTCCCACTAACAACATTGGTACAACCTCCTAGAGTCGAGTGGACCCTAAGTTAGGAACACTCACTGAGATTAGTATCTCATCCCATTCCTGTTATTATTTTGCAGGTGCTTCTTCTCAGGAGAAGGGAAAAAGCAAGAATGTTTAGAGATGGGCGTGATAGATGTCTTGTGATATTTTGTTGTGGTTGTTGTATTTTGATCTTTTGGCTACGTTATGGTTATGTATTTTGGATTACTAGTGATATACCTTATACATGAACTTGTGGCCGCTTAAGTGTATTGTATGATTTCAGTACCACCTTTTAGCTATGTATGGCATTATTCTAGATATATGTTATGCACGGTTGTtatagttggtatcagagcaggtcgattcttgaCCCAGCCGTGAAGCATCAATAGCTTAGTTCGTCGTCTGTGTTAGTGTTGCTATTATGAGAATCCTGTCACGTTAATtagtattgagcctgatcaacttgataTCTATGTATGTGACAGGAGACTTTATGGCTGAAAAACCAAGAAGGAGAGGAAGGCCGCGAGCTAATGTTGTCCTGAATCAGAATGAGAATCCTGAAGGAGGAGCTGGTAACAATCAGTGGGCACAGTTGATGCAGATGCAACAACAACACCAGTTGCAAATGCAGCAACAACAACAGGAATTTATGGCACAAATGATGCAACAAGATGCAGGGTGTCCACCCACCTCCACAACAGAATGATGGGAGTAGGGGCTTCCGAGAATTTTACCGCATGAACCCTCCCGAGTTTCATGGTGATTCTGACCCTCTTAAGGTTCACGATTGGCTTACTAGTGTTGAAAGGATTTTTGAAGTGACTCCATGTTCAGAAGAAGACAAAGTGGTTTGTGCTACTCAAGTGTTACGTGGACCAGCTGCTCGGTGGTGGACAAATGCTTCCGCCAGAATGACTACATTAGGAATTGATAAGACTTGGGAGCATTTTAAGGCGGCCGTGTTGGAAAAATACTTTCCAGATAGTATGAGGGCTCAGAAGGAACAAGAATTTCAAATGCTACGCCAAGGCTCCATGACGGTGGCTGAATTTGCGGCAAAGTTTGAAGATATGGCAACTTACTCTAGTCAAGCTCTCTACGCCCCGGATGAACGATGGAAGATTAACCAGTTTAAGATCGGACTCCGTGGAGAGATAGACTATTGTGTGGGACAACAACGTTATAACACTTATGCTGAATTACTTGAACAATGTTACATTGTGGAGCAAAGCCTAAAGAAGATccagcaagagaaagaacaagccAAACCAAGTTAAGAGAATTATAAAAGGCTAAATCAACACTTGAGGCCAAGAGGAGCACCATCCAAATACAAGCCGAACCAGAATGTTAGACCATCACACTCGCCTTTTTGTAACAAATGCAAGCGAAATCATGTTGGAGGTTGCAAGGGTAGTGAAGGTGTAACGTGCTTTAATTGCGGTAAGAAAGGGCATTTTGCTTGGAATTGTTCAGATAGGAGCAGTCAAGGAGGGAATACAGGAAGGGTGTATACACTTGATACAAAGAAGGCGAAGAGCAACAATGAACTAATTGCTGGTACGTGTCTACTAAATAATCAGACTTGTCTTGTTTTGATTGATTGTGGAGCGTCACACTCCTTTATTTCACCTCAGTGTGTTCAGCGCATCGAATTAGAAACGGTACCCTTAGATTCGCCGATGGTAGTTGGCACCGCCGTCGACGGAAGTGTAGAAACTTCTCGGAAATGTGAGGACTGTATTATAACTGTTGATGATCGAGTCTTCCAAGTCGAATTGATTTGTCTACCACTTAAGAGGGTGGACGTGGTCTTGGGAATGGATTGGCTCTCGGCCAATTCAGTGCTCATTAATTGTAAGGAAAGGGCCATCCTGGTTCCAGCTGTTGAAACTGCCCCAGAAGATTCAATGACTACTCTTTTGGAAGGTACTATCCATATGATCAACTGTTTATATGATCAAGAGAAGAGTTTTGTCCTTTTTCTAGCTGAGAATCCGAATGAGAAGTTACCTGTGTCACAAATTCCGATAGTTTGTgcatttccagaagtctttccagaggATGTCACTTCCTTACCTCCTGacagggaagtggaattctctattgacttGGTACCGGGAACATCCCCGGTTTCCGTTGCTCCTTATCGAATGTCACCAATTGAACTTAAGGAATTAAAGAGCCAGTTGGAAGAGTTATTGTCCAAACACTTTATCAAACCCAGTGTTTCTCCTTGGGGAGCTCCAGTTTTATTaatcaagaagaaggatggtgggatgcGATTCTGTATAGATTACCGCCAGCTAAATAAAGTGaccatcaagaacaagtatccgtTACCTCGAATTGATGACCTACTAGATCAATTAAGAGGAGCGTGTGTTTTCTCAAAAATTGATCTACGATCGGGTTACCACCAGATTAGGGTGAAGTACTCCGATGTTCCAAAAACCGCATTTAGAACccggtatggacattatgaattcCTCGTAATGCCATTCGAAGTGACGAATGCACCGGCTGTGTTTATGGATTACATGAACCGAATCTTTCAACCTTATCTTGACCAGTTTGTGGTgatatttattgatgatattcttATCTACTCTCGGACTCCACAAGAGCATGCTGAGCACTTAAGGATTGTTCTATCAGTTCTACatgagaagcaactttttgctaAGTTCAGCAAGTGCAAATTTTGGATGACGGAAGTtagatttcttggtcatgttataTCGCAAGGTGGAGTGGCAGTGGATCCATCAAAAGTAGAAGCAGTGGTCCATTGGGAGAGGCCTAAGAATGTTTCAGAGGTTAGAAGCTTCTTGGGTCTAGCCGGATATTATCGGAGATTCATCAAAGGGTTTTCTCAAATAGCCTTCCCCTTATCCCGACTCACTCGGAAGGAGACTCAGTTTGTATGGGATGAAAGATGCGAGAAAAGTTTTATACAACTAAAGAAGCATTTGACTACGACCCCGGTTTTAATTATTCCGGACCCCAATATCCCTTATGAAGTATTTTGTGATGCATCGAAGAAAGGACTTGGAGGAGTTCTAATGCAGAATGGGCAAGTGGTAGCCTACGTTTCTCAGAAATTGAGACCGCATGAAGAAAATTACCCTACTCATGACTTAGAATTGGCAGCTATCGTCTTTGCACTTAAAGTGTGGCGCCATTACCTATATGGAGTCCATTTTCAAATGTTCagcgatcacaagagtttgaggtATCTTTTCGATCAAAAGGAATTGAACATGAGGCAAAAAAGATGGATGGAGTATTTGAAGGATTTTGATTTCGAGCTTAAATACCATCCCGGAAAGGCAAATAAGGTAgcagatgcattgagtaggaaggaATTGCATATGGCTAATTTGATGGTGTTGGAATTAGAGCTATTGGAAAAGTTTCGAGATCTCAACTTACAGGTTGCTGAGCTTCCCGAAGGAATAGTTTTCTGTAATCTGGGAATCACTAGTGAACTAAGGGATAAAGTCTGAAGTTGTCAATTGGTGGATGAAGAGTTGCAATCTAGTTTTGGACGACCTGGTTACTCTCAGGCAGCAGACGGGATAATTCTCTTTAATCAACGCATTTGCGTTCCCGAGGATGAAGAGTTAAGAAGGACCGTACTCGAAGAGGCTCACAAGAGCAAATTCACTGTCCATCCAGGTTCatcaaagatgtatcaagacttgaagagaGATTattggtggcctggtatgaagaAGGACATCAACGATTTTGTAGCCTG belongs to Vicia villosa cultivar HV-30 ecotype Madison, WI unplaced genomic scaffold, Vvil1.0 ctg.003036F_1_1, whole genome shotgun sequence and includes:
- the LOC131640305 gene encoding uncharacterized protein LOC131640305, giving the protein MNPPEFHGDSDPLKVHDWLTSVERIFEVTPCSEEDKVVCATQVLRGPAARWWTNASARMTTLGIDKTWEHFKAAVLEKYFPDSMRAQKEQEFQMLRQGSMTVAEFAAKFEDMATYSSQALYAPDERWKINQFKIGLRGEIDYCVGQQRYNTYAELLEQCYIVEQSLKKIQQEKEQAKPS